DNA sequence from the Leptolyngbya sp. SIO1E4 genome:
CGCCCCTAACCCACTACTGCCGCCAGCAATAGGAGGCTCCACATCGGCCAGAAAGAAACCGTGGGTGGCGATGTGCAGAATGCGAGGGGACTGCACGGTTTTGAGCACGTTTTCGGTGGCTTGGCCTTCGGTGAGAAAGGTGGCATTGGGCAGCAGGGGTTCTATGGCTCTGGCCTCAGCAGCAGTACCCGGGAGAGGGCCAACCTGTAACTGGCTCAGTTCAGTAGAACGGCGCCCTGCGACTCCAGTAGCCCTCTCCTCTTGCCCCTCTCCCAAACTTCGGGAAAGAGCATCAGTTGCGGTGTCGTAATCGGGATTGGCCACAATCACTGCTGGGTTACGACTAGGTTCGGTGAGGTTGAATTTCAGCAGGTCGCGACCGGAGTTGAGGTAACTAATCTGATACTGCTGTACCAGGTAGTCGCCGCCAGTTTCGGGCTGGAGCGCTTCGAAGGGCAGCAGGTTGAGCTGGCCGTCGGGGGAGATGAGGAGATGCTTGGTGTCTTGTAGATAAGGAGCGATCGGGTCAAATACCAGTGTTTTGATGTCGCCTGTCACCTGCTCAACTACACCAGGCCGTATCCTGGGTGCTGCGCCCGTCCTTTTTAGGTCGGTGCTGCGGTCTTGCAACAGTCGAGTGAAGGATTGCACAGCAGCATCAATTTCAGCTGCATCACCCAGGTCTATGGCTTCGATGCGGCCATCGGGGAAAAGTAGGTAGACGGCGTAGCGATCATTGCCCCAGAAATTGGTGGGGTTAGCGGCGTTGAAAGGCCGGTAGCGGGTGAACTCGATCAGGACGCCGTTGGCAGGAATCTGGGCCTGAACCGCTGCAATCTCAACGGGTTCGGTTTCAGCGCGGAAGACGGCACTGCGTTGTGCCAGGGTTTTCTCTAGGTCAGCAGCCTGGGCTTCGAGTTGGGCGAGTTGCGATCGATATTGCTCTGGGGGCAGATCAGCGGGAGGGTTGAAGGTGAGGGTGGCGAGTTGTTGACGGACTGTGGTGAACTCATCCAGGGTGACCTGGTCGGCAGGGGTGAGGTTTTGGCGCAAAACCTGGAGGCTGTTGGTGCCTGTATCCAGGACGCGGCCCTTGCGACGGAGTAGGGTGGTGAGGGCTAGAGGTTGGGCGTCAGGGGCAGCGTCATTAGCTTGTAGTGAGAGAGAGACAGCCCTGTCAGTTGTGTGTGCGATCGTGGCTGCATAGGCTTGACGTTGGGTTTCTGTCAGGGTAACTAGATTGAGTTCTAGATTCCATTCCTCAATCTCTAGTCCTGCTTTCAAATAGGGAATGGCTTCTCCATGGCGTCCTTGGGCATCGTATAGCCCTGCCAGGTTATTGAGGCTGGTGGCGACATCCGGATAGTGCTCGCCCAAATGTTCCCGACGAATCTCTAGGGCTTGTTGAAAAAGCGGTTCGGCTTCCCCAAAGCGCCCTTGTTCATGGTAGAGCAATGCCAGGTTGTTGAGGCTGGTGGCGACATCTGGATGGTGCTCGCCCAACTGCTCACGCTGAATTTCTAGGGCTTGTTGAAAAAGCGGTTCGGCTTCTCTATAGTATCCTTGGTCTGTGTAAAGCACTGCCAGGTTATTAAGGCTGGTGGCAAGAATGGGATGGTGCTCGCCCAAATGTTCCCGACGAATCTCTAGGGCTTGTTGGAAGAGAGGTTCGGCTTCCCCATAGCGCCCTTGAACTTGGTATAATGCTGCCAGATTATTGAGGCTGGTGGCTACATCAGGGTGGTGTTTGCCCAACTGTTCCTGGTAAATTTCTAGGGCTTGTTGAAAGAGGGTTTCGGCTTCCCCATAGCGCCCTTGAAGTCGATGTAGATTTGCCAGGTTGTTGAGACTAGTGGCAAAATTGGGATCGTGTTCTTCCAACTGCTCACGCTGAATTTCTAGAGCTTGTTGAAAGAGGGTTTCGGCTTCCCCATAGCGCCCTTGCACTTGGTATAACCCTGCCAGGTTACTGAGATTGGTGGCCACATCAGGGTGGTGCTTGCCCAACTGTTCCTGGTAAATTTCTAGGGCTTGTTGAAAGAGGGTTTCGGCTTCCCCATAGCGCCCTTGCACTTGGTATAGCCCTGCCAGGTTATTGAGGTTGGTGGCCACATCAGGATGGCGCTCTCCTAATTGTCCACGGAGAATTTCCAGAGATTGTTGCAAGAAGGATTCGGCTTCCTCATAGCGCCCTTGTTGATAGCGTTCGAACGCCTGCTGATTAAGGTGTATAGCTCGCTGTTGTGCCTGTTCAGCAGCAGAGGCTAAACGCAGACTCAGCGTATATTGCCCAATCTCGCCAGGGATATTAGAAATAACCCCAATCTGATACGTTCCGGTTTCGGGGAGCTCAATAGTGAATTGGGCATTGGTGCCATCGCCACTGTTGTCATCACGTCTGAGTAATTCACCTGTAGGGCTAACAAGAAAAATAAACGTGTCAAAGTCTTCACTCACCAGTTCTAATGTCACGATCTCACCTGCAGTCCCTTCGTAGGAATGAACTGCGAAATAGGCCCCATCCTCTAACGTTTGGCTGGTCTCATCCAGTTGCCCGGTCACGGAACCGGGTGTCACTTGCGCCAACTGTCGGGGTTGGGGGGTGGCCCACAAAATTTCGGGGAGCGTTAGGCTACTGCCCCCTGCTAGCAGCAATACAATCAGCAACCGACCAAAAATGTTTGAGGAAACTTGCATGGTATTGACCTGAGAGTGTGGTTTGGAATTTGGATGGGTGAATGAGTGGATGAGTGGGAGGGTGGATGGGTGCGCAGTTGCCAGTCTGATCAGGGCAAGACTGTGAGCCATTTTGATGCTGTGGCGAACATCGGAACAACGCTGGGTGTCTTAATCAAGATGGCCTGCGCTATGTGTTGTTGGTTCTTGAGACGGGAGCGATCGCGCCTTAACCCTAGGCCCCTTCACCGTTGGGGATTTCAACGACCTCAATGATGGTAGAGAAAGCCGCGATCGCCCCCGAATCCACTGCTGAAGACTCCTCCACCGTCTCAGAAATAATGCTGGCGTTGTTGCCTGAGCGAGACAGCGAGTCTAAATCTCCCAGCAAATCCGTTACCAGGTCTAAGGGATCCCCCTCTTC
Encoded proteins:
- a CDS encoding tetratricopeptide repeat protein, which gives rise to MQVSSNIFGRLLIVLLLAGGSSLTLPEILWATPQPRQLAQVTPGSVTGQLDETSQTLEDGAYFAVHSYEGTAGEIVTLELVSEDFDTFIFLVSPTGELLRRDDNSGDGTNAQFTIELPETGTYQIGVISNIPGEIGQYTLSLRLASAAEQAQQRAIHLNQQAFERYQQGRYEEAESFLQQSLEILRGQLGERHPDVATNLNNLAGLYQVQGRYGEAETLFQQALEIYQEQLGKHHPDVATNLSNLAGLYQVQGRYGEAETLFQQALEIQREQLEEHDPNFATSLNNLANLHRLQGRYGEAETLFQQALEIYQEQLGKHHPDVATSLNNLAALYQVQGRYGEAEPLFQQALEIRREHLGEHHPILATSLNNLAVLYTDQGYYREAEPLFQQALEIQREQLGEHHPDVATSLNNLALLYHEQGRFGEAEPLFQQALEIRREHLGEHYPDVATSLNNLAGLYDAQGRHGEAIPYLKAGLEIEEWNLELNLVTLTETQRQAYAATIAHTTDRAVSLSLQANDAAPDAQPLALTTLLRRKGRVLDTGTNSLQVLRQNLTPADQVTLDEFTTVRQQLATLTFNPPADLPPEQYRSQLAQLEAQAADLEKTLAQRSAVFRAETEPVEIAAVQAQIPANGVLIEFTRYRPFNAANPTNFWGNDRYAVYLLFPDGRIEAIDLGDAAEIDAAVQSFTRLLQDRSTDLKRTGAAPRIRPGVVEQVTGDIKTLVFDPIAPYLQDTKHLLISPDGQLNLLPFEALQPETGGDYLVQQYQISYLNSGRDLLKFNLTEPSRNPAVIVANPDYDTATDALSRSLGEGQEERATGVAGRRSTELSQLQVGPLPGTAAEARAIEPLLPNATFLTEGQATENVLKTVQSPRILHIATHGFFLADVEPPIAGGSSGLGAITSDNSLASAAPVGRPIENPLLRSGLALAGFNTRTSGNEDGVFTALEAANLNLFGTQLVVLSACDTGLGDIASGEGVYGLRRAFSIAGAETQLMSLWQVSDFGTQSLMARYYENLTDGMGRSEALREVQLEMIAEGGQYSHPYYWAAFILAGNWQPLD